One region of Lampris incognitus isolate fLamInc1 chromosome 12, fLamInc1.hap2, whole genome shotgun sequence genomic DNA includes:
- the rbp4l gene encoding retinol binding protein 4, like, which yields MGLSKLSLLLVLLSCAERCLSASCVVDSFTVKEDFDPKRYAGKWYALQKKDPEGLFLQDNISAEYTLDDDGTMTASSKGRVTLFGFWVVCADMAAQYTVPDPATPGKMFMNYQGLASYLSSGGDNYWVIDTDYDNYAITYACRTLKDDGSCDDGYALVFSRNPRGLPPAIQRAVRQKQAEICMGGEFQPVLQSGAC from the exons ATGGGACTCTCCAAACTGTCCCTGCTGCTGGTCTTGCTGTCCTGTGCAGAGCGCTGTCTGTCTGCTTCCTGTGTTGTGGACAGCTTCACCGTCAAAGAGGACTTCGACCCCAAGAGG TATGCAGGGAAGTGGTATGCTCTTCAGAAGAAGGACCCAGAAGGCCTCTTCCTGCAGGACAACATCTCAGCTGAGTACACCCTTGATGACGACGGCACCATGACAGCTTCCTCCAAGGGACGGGTCACTCTTTTCGG CTTCTGGGTTGTGTGTGCGGACATGGCTGCCCAGTATACTGTTCCAGACCCTGCCACACCGGGCAAGATGTTTATGAACTACCAGGGTCTGGCTAGCTACCTGTCCAGTGGAG GTGACAACTACTGGGTGATTGACACAGACTATGACAACTATGCCATCACGTACGCCTGCCGCACGCTGAAGGATGACGGGAGCTGCGACGACGGATATGCCCTGGTCTTCTCCAGAAACCCCCGCGGCCTGCCCCCTGCCATCCAGCGCGCCGTTCGGCAGAAGCAAGCGGAGATCTGCATGGGCGGAGAGTTCCAGCCTGTTCTGCAGTCCGGGGCTTGCTAA